The Cyclobacteriaceae bacterium genome includes a region encoding these proteins:
- a CDS encoding transporter has protein sequence MGRFLFIAICLLNVISAASQSKLNELTVDRPGVAETPFTVAPGHFQFEVGFDYFKRYNGEQYHLPIVLFRTGLSKSAELRISSKQFLDRTEAVPYNEISPVSLGVKLSIVKQYHGLPEIDILMNVIVPIGASTKMNVGPEFLLLFQNDFYPNTAINYNIGFLWDHVRQKNYFTASFCFNYLPTERVGMFIEYFNYMPDGWPGEHGFDGGFTYLLAPQLQIDISAGLSRVEKVNNLFLSTGFSFRIDRKSPLSN, from the coding sequence ATGGGAAGGTTTTTATTTATCGCTATTTGTTTGTTGAATGTTATCAGCGCTGCTTCTCAAAGCAAGCTGAATGAACTTACCGTGGATCGACCGGGCGTGGCAGAGACTCCCTTTACAGTTGCTCCTGGTCACTTTCAATTTGAAGTGGGTTTTGATTATTTCAAAAGATATAATGGTGAACAGTATCATTTGCCGATCGTACTTTTTCGCACAGGCCTTTCAAAAAGTGCCGAATTAAGGATTAGCTCAAAGCAATTTTTGGATAGAACAGAAGCTGTCCCCTACAATGAGATATCACCTGTATCACTGGGTGTCAAGCTTAGTATTGTTAAGCAGTATCATGGATTGCCGGAGATCGACATCCTGATGAATGTTATCGTGCCGATTGGCGCATCAACAAAGATGAATGTTGGCCCTGAATTTCTTCTATTATTCCAAAATGATTTCTATCCCAACACGGCAATCAACTATAACATTGGTTTTCTCTGGGATCATGTCCGTCAGAAAAATTATTTCACAGCCTCTTTTTGTTTCAATTACCTCCCGACAGAAAGAGTAGGTATGTTCATTGAGTATTTTAACTATATGCCAGATGGATGGCCAGGAGAGCATGGCTTTGATGGAGGATTTACTTACCTGCTCGCTCCGCAATTGCAAATTGATATTTCTGCCGGGTTGAGTAGAGTGGAAAAAGTAAACAACCTGTTTTTATCAACAGGATTTTCATTCAGGATCGACAGGAAATCCCCTCTTTCAAACTAA
- the nhaD gene encoding sodium:proton antiporter NhaD, with amino-acid sequence MEVFIVIIFIVGYFAIALEHPIKINKTASALLTGVLCWTIYALSSDDKEHVGLQLGEHLSQISSILFFLLGAMTIVELVDAYQGFRLITDKIQTKNAVKLLWLICLVTFFLSSILDNLTTAIVMVSLIRKLIPSKDMRMFFAGMIVIAANAGGAWTPIGDVTTTMLWIGGQISTGNIIKVLFIPSMVCMLVPLLYLTFTMKGSLGEAPKEDENGGDEKENIKGSNIMLFLGVGALVFVPAFKTITHLPPYIGMLLGLGVLWVVSELINPHADETLRKPYTAAGALQRIDTSSVLFFLGILLAVAALESMEILHHFAVWLDSTVGSQSVIITLIGMLSAIVDNVPLVAASMGMYSMDTYPMDHFIWEYLAYCAGTGGSILIIGSAAGVAVMGMEKIDFIWYMKRISLIALLGYFAGCGSYLLIYNLMH; translated from the coding sequence ATGGAAGTCTTCATTGTCATCATCTTCATAGTTGGCTACTTCGCCATCGCACTGGAGCATCCCATCAAAATCAATAAAACCGCATCAGCCTTATTGACGGGTGTGTTATGCTGGACTATTTATGCGTTATCCTCGGATGATAAAGAACATGTAGGACTTCAACTCGGCGAGCATCTCAGTCAGATCTCTTCTATTCTGTTTTTCCTGCTTGGAGCAATGACGATTGTAGAATTAGTCGATGCTTACCAGGGTTTCCGATTAATCACCGATAAGATTCAAACAAAAAATGCAGTAAAGCTTTTGTGGCTTATCTGTTTGGTGACTTTCTTTCTATCCTCCATACTCGACAATCTTACAACTGCAATAGTAATGGTGTCACTCATCCGCAAGTTGATTCCATCGAAAGATATGCGAATGTTTTTTGCAGGTATGATTGTGATCGCTGCAAATGCCGGTGGCGCGTGGACGCCTATCGGGGATGTTACTACTACCATGCTTTGGATTGGCGGACAGATCTCTACTGGAAATATTATTAAAGTACTTTTTATTCCAAGCATGGTCTGCATGCTTGTTCCGTTGCTTTATCTAACGTTTACAATGAAGGGAAGCCTGGGTGAGGCTCCTAAGGAAGACGAAAACGGAGGCGATGAAAAAGAGAACATCAAGGGAAGCAACATCATGCTTTTTCTTGGAGTAGGAGCTTTGGTTTTTGTTCCTGCTTTCAAGACGATCACCCATCTTCCTCCTTATATCGGAATGTTGCTGGGACTAGGAGTATTGTGGGTAGTTTCTGAATTAATCAATCCACATGCTGATGAGACATTGAGAAAACCTTATACTGCAGCGGGCGCTCTTCAACGCATTGATACTTCAAGTGTCCTTTTCTTTTTGGGGATTTTGTTAGCTGTAGCTGCCCTTGAGTCGATGGAAATCCTTCATCACTTTGCTGTCTGGTTAGATTCTACAGTAGGAAGCCAGTCAGTGATCATCACACTTATTGGAATGCTTTCCGCGATTGTGGATAATGTTCCATTGGTAGCTGCCAGTATGGGAATGTACAGCATGGATACATATCCCATGGATCACTTCATATGGGAATATCTTGCTTATTGTGCAGGAACAGGAGGTAGCATTCTGATCATTGGTTCTGCAGCAGGAGTTGCTGTGATGGGAATGGAAAAAATCGATTTCATCTGGTATATGAAACGAATCAGTCTCATTGCTTTACTTGGATACTTTGCCGGATGCGGATCATACCTCTTGATCTACAACCTCATGCATTAG